A window from Chaetodon trifascialis isolate fChaTrf1 chromosome 5, fChaTrf1.hap1, whole genome shotgun sequence encodes these proteins:
- the zdhhc9 gene encoding palmitoyltransferase ZDHHC9 isoform X1, whose protein sequence is MSAVMITRKVRKWEKLPGKNTFCCDGRVMMARQKGVFYLTLFLIVGTCALFFAFECPYLAVHLSPAIPVFAVLLFLFVIAMLLRTSFSDPGVLPRALPEEATFIEMEIEAANGNVPAGQRPPPRIRNVQINNQIVKLKYCYTCKIFRPPRASHCSICDNCVDRFDHHCPWVGNCVGKRNYRYFYLFTMSLSLLTIYIFTFDIVHVVMRSVDNGFLNTLKETPGTVLEVLVCFFTLWSVVGLTGFHTYLISLNQTTNEDIKGSWSGKNRVQNPYSHKNIIKNCCEVLCGPTYPSVLDRRGLMSEDSSVSATPAVPSSSSSSSSSSSSSNSSSSNPVPQTTHGVLCLQKTTAPLIPNEHTPDDAKPSIAASAERSSSRKEEHPPASKVPPLASPETDAEASLAKDKSH, encoded by the exons ATGTCGGCGGTGATGATCACACGAAAGGTGCGGAAATGGGAGAAGCTCCCGGGGAAAAACACTTTCTGCTGCGACGGACGGGTGATGATGGCCCGGCAGAAAGGAGTCTTCTACCTGACCCTGTTCCTCATCGTCGGGACCTGCGCCCTCTTCTTCGCCTTCGA ATGTCCGTACCTagctgtccatctgtctcctgcCATCCCAGTTTTCGCtgtcctgctcttcctcttcgtcATTGCCATGTTACTGAGGACCAGCTTCAGTGACCCCGGGGTGCTGCCACGGGCCCTCCCAGAGGAGGCCACATTCATTGAGATGGAAATCG AGGCCGCCAATGGGAACGTCCCTGCAGGGCAGCGACCCCCACCTCGAATCCGCAACGTTCAGATCAACAACCAGATCGTCAAGCTCAAGTACTGCTACACCTGCAAGATCTTCCGGCCACCTCGAGCATCTCACTGCAGCATCTGTGACAACTGCGTCG ACCGTTTTGATCACCACTGTCCGTGGGTCGGCAACTGTGTGGGCAAGAGGAACTACAGATACTTCTACCTGTTCACCATGTCCCTCTCCCTGCTCACCATTTACATCTTCACCTTCGACATCGTTCACGTGGTCATGC GTTCAGTAGATAATGGCTTTTTGAACACTTTGAAGGAAACACCTGGAAC TGTGCTGGAGGTGCTGGTGTGCTTCTTCACCCTGTGGTCAGTGGTGGGACTGACCGGCTTCCACACCTACCTGATCTCTCTCAACCAGACCACCAATGAGGAC aTTAAAGGATCCTGGTCGGGAAAGAACAGAGTCCAAAACCCATACAGCCACAAGAACATCATCAAAAACTGCTGCGAGGTGCTCTGCGGGCCAACGTACCCGAG CGTCTTGGACAGAAGAGGACTGATGTCAGAGGATTCGTCTGTTTCTGCAACGCCTGCTgtaccctcctcctcctcctcctcctcctcctcctcctctagcagcaacagcagcagcagcaacccaGTGCCACAAACCACG CACGGTGTCCTCTGCCTACAGAAAACCACGGCCCCGCTCATCCCCAACGAGCACACACCCGACGACGCCAAGCCGAGCATCGCCGcctcagcagagaggagctccTCCCGCAAAGAGGAGCACCCTCCCGCTTCAAAGGTCCCACCCCTGGCTTCGCCCGAGACCGATGCAGAGGCGTCCCTCGCCAAGGACAAATCCCATTAG
- the zdhhc9 gene encoding palmitoyltransferase ZDHHC9 isoform X2 — protein sequence MSAVMITRKVRKWEKLPGKNTFCCDGRVMMARQKGVFYLTLFLIVGTCALFFAFECPYLAVHLSPAIPVFAVLLFLFVIAMLLRTSFSDPGVLPRALPEEATFIEMEIEAANGNVPAGQRPPPRIRNVQINNQIVKLKYCYTCKIFRPPRASHCSICDNCVDRFDHHCPWVGNCVGKRNYRYFYLFTMSLSLLTIYIFTFDIVHVVMRSVDNGFLNTLKETPGTVLEVLVCFFTLWSVVGLTGFHTYLISLNQTTNEDIKGSWSGKNRVQNPYSHKNIIKNCCEVLCGPTYPSVLDRRGLMSEDSSVSATPAVPSSSSSSSSSSSSSNSSSSNPVPQTTKTTAPLIPNEHTPDDAKPSIAASAERSSSRKEEHPPASKVPPLASPETDAEASLAKDKSH from the exons ATGTCGGCGGTGATGATCACACGAAAGGTGCGGAAATGGGAGAAGCTCCCGGGGAAAAACACTTTCTGCTGCGACGGACGGGTGATGATGGCCCGGCAGAAAGGAGTCTTCTACCTGACCCTGTTCCTCATCGTCGGGACCTGCGCCCTCTTCTTCGCCTTCGA ATGTCCGTACCTagctgtccatctgtctcctgcCATCCCAGTTTTCGCtgtcctgctcttcctcttcgtcATTGCCATGTTACTGAGGACCAGCTTCAGTGACCCCGGGGTGCTGCCACGGGCCCTCCCAGAGGAGGCCACATTCATTGAGATGGAAATCG AGGCCGCCAATGGGAACGTCCCTGCAGGGCAGCGACCCCCACCTCGAATCCGCAACGTTCAGATCAACAACCAGATCGTCAAGCTCAAGTACTGCTACACCTGCAAGATCTTCCGGCCACCTCGAGCATCTCACTGCAGCATCTGTGACAACTGCGTCG ACCGTTTTGATCACCACTGTCCGTGGGTCGGCAACTGTGTGGGCAAGAGGAACTACAGATACTTCTACCTGTTCACCATGTCCCTCTCCCTGCTCACCATTTACATCTTCACCTTCGACATCGTTCACGTGGTCATGC GTTCAGTAGATAATGGCTTTTTGAACACTTTGAAGGAAACACCTGGAAC TGTGCTGGAGGTGCTGGTGTGCTTCTTCACCCTGTGGTCAGTGGTGGGACTGACCGGCTTCCACACCTACCTGATCTCTCTCAACCAGACCACCAATGAGGAC aTTAAAGGATCCTGGTCGGGAAAGAACAGAGTCCAAAACCCATACAGCCACAAGAACATCATCAAAAACTGCTGCGAGGTGCTCTGCGGGCCAACGTACCCGAG CGTCTTGGACAGAAGAGGACTGATGTCAGAGGATTCGTCTGTTTCTGCAACGCCTGCTgtaccctcctcctcctcctcctcctcctcctcctcctctagcagcaacagcagcagcagcaacccaGTGCCACAAACCACG AAAACCACGGCCCCGCTCATCCCCAACGAGCACACACCCGACGACGCCAAGCCGAGCATCGCCGcctcagcagagaggagctccTCCCGCAAAGAGGAGCACCCTCCCGCTTCAAAGGTCCCACCCCTGGCTTCGCCCGAGACCGATGCAGAGGCGTCCCTCGCCAAGGACAAATCCCATTAG